From a region of the Prosthecobacter debontii genome:
- a CDS encoding SMP-30/gluconolactonase/LRE family protein: protein MKHFAFLSLAFFPLLSDAQDTSLHEYLSDDQPWVEAVSGYTFTDGLCTDSAGNLYFTDVKAGKGIYKLDAATGKTDLFLDNLPGISGLQIGPDGRFYACHNREQRIIAISMKGEVEELLTGVKCNDLVVSKKGHLYFTETPTQCIHLITADKKHIIADEGHVAKPNGITISPDEATLAVSEYGGKHVWTWRIEPDGTLTGGAPFMTMWLPVGKESASGDGSTTEANGRYFVTTELGVQIFDPAGRLAGIIAKPVRDGKVVSVEFAGKDHNILYVAAGDKIFGRKLKVSGYFK from the coding sequence CCCTGTTATCAGATGCTCAAGACACGTCTTTGCACGAGTATTTGAGTGATGATCAGCCTTGGGTGGAAGCGGTCAGTGGCTACACTTTCACCGATGGCCTCTGCACGGATTCCGCAGGCAATCTTTACTTCACCGATGTCAAGGCAGGCAAAGGCATCTACAAGCTCGATGCCGCCACTGGTAAAACCGACCTTTTCCTCGATAATCTACCCGGCATCAGTGGGCTACAGATCGGCCCGGATGGGCGTTTTTATGCCTGTCACAATCGGGAGCAACGCATCATCGCCATTTCCATGAAGGGCGAGGTGGAGGAGCTTCTAACGGGCGTCAAATGCAACGACCTCGTCGTCAGTAAGAAAGGCCATCTGTATTTCACGGAAACTCCCACCCAGTGCATCCATCTCATCACGGCGGATAAGAAGCACATCATCGCGGATGAAGGCCATGTGGCCAAGCCGAATGGCATCACCATCTCGCCGGATGAAGCCACACTCGCCGTCTCCGAATATGGCGGCAAGCACGTCTGGACATGGCGCATCGAACCCGATGGCACTCTGACCGGTGGCGCGCCCTTCATGACCATGTGGCTGCCTGTGGGTAAAGAAAGCGCCTCCGGGGATGGTTCCACCACGGAAGCCAATGGCCGTTATTTCGTCACCACCGAGCTAGGGGTTCAGATCTTTGACCCTGCTGGACGTCTCGCTGGAATCATTGCCAAACCCGTACGCGATGGCAAGGTCGTCAGCGTCGAGTTTGCAGGCAAGGATCATAACATCCTGTATGTTGCCGCTGGAGATAAGATCTTCGGTCGAAAACTCAAGGTCAGCGGCTATTTCAAGTAA